From the Halorhabdus utahensis DSM 12940 genome, one window contains:
- a CDS encoding 30S ribosomal protein S3ae: MSERSVSRQTQEKRWYTVLAPEEFGREELGTTPADEPEQVLGRTIETTLGDLRNDAGENNTKLTFRIRDMGSDTAYTEFIRHELTRDYLRSLVRRGSSKVEAYVTVLTTDDYRVQIQPVALTTKKADASQEQAIREQMVEMIEEAAEERTFDDLIDSVVEGRLSSAIYNEAKTIYPLRRVEIQKTTLEAHPEEVAEEEETSVDVEE; this comes from the coding sequence ATGAGTGAACGATCAGTATCACGACAGACACAGGAAAAGCGGTGGTACACCGTGCTCGCGCCCGAGGAGTTCGGCCGCGAGGAACTCGGCACCACCCCTGCAGACGAACCGGAACAGGTGCTCGGCCGGACCATCGAGACGACCCTCGGTGACCTCCGGAACGACGCTGGCGAGAACAACACGAAGCTGACCTTCCGCATCCGCGATATGGGCAGCGACACGGCCTATACGGAGTTCATCCGACACGAACTCACGCGGGACTATCTGCGGAGTCTCGTGCGCCGTGGCTCCTCGAAGGTCGAGGCCTACGTCACCGTGCTGACGACGGACGACTACCGCGTCCAGATCCAGCCGGTCGCGCTGACGACCAAGAAGGCCGACGCGAGCCAGGAGCAGGCCATCCGCGAGCAGATGGTCGAGATGATCGAGGAGGCGGCCGAGGAACGGACCTTCGACGATCTGATCGACAGCGTCGTCGAGGGTCGGCTCTCGAGTGCGATCTACAACGAGGCGAAGACGATCTACCCGCTTCGCCGCGTCGAGATCCAGAAGACGACGCTCGAAGCCCATCCCGAAGAAGTCGCCGAAGAGGAAGAGACGAGCGTCGACGTCGAGGAATAA
- a CDS encoding KEOPS complex subunit Pcc1 encodes MSERRATIRTTHEDEETATQVAAALAPDNTTEMTTTVEERTVETTIDRETTPGLAATVDDYVVNLSVAVQLSNEKTHPTHE; translated from the coding sequence ATGAGTGAGCGCCGGGCGACGATCAGGACGACCCACGAGGACGAAGAGACGGCGACGCAAGTCGCGGCGGCACTGGCACCGGACAACACCACGGAGATGACGACGACAGTCGAGGAACGGACCGTCGAGACGACGATCGACCGGGAGACGACTCCTGGCCTCGCCGCGACGGTCGATGACTACGTCGTGAACCTCTCCGTCGCCGTACAGCTATCGAACGAGAAGACACACCCTACTCATGAGTGA
- a CDS encoding 30S ribosomal protein S15, with translation MARMHTRRRGSSDSDKPVADDPPEWSDVDEDDIEERVVELAEQGHSPSEIGVKLRDEGVQGTPIPDVSLATGKKVTEILEANDADPEIPEDLRNLMERAIRLREHMNDNPGDAQNKRALQNTESKIRRLVDYYRGDKLEADFTYSYDVAVSLLE, from the coding sequence ATGGCACGAATGCATACACGCCGCCGCGGCTCGTCCGACTCGGACAAGCCAGTGGCAGATGACCCACCGGAGTGGAGCGACGTAGACGAAGACGACATCGAGGAGCGCGTCGTCGAACTCGCCGAACAGGGCCACAGCCCGAGCGAGATCGGCGTCAAGTTGCGCGACGAGGGCGTCCAGGGCACACCGATCCCGGATGTCTCCCTTGCCACCGGCAAGAAGGTGACCGAGATCCTCGAGGCGAACGACGCCGACCCCGAGATTCCGGAAGATCTCCGGAATCTGATGGAGCGGGCCATCCGTCTCCGGGAGCACATGAACGACAATCCCGGCGACGCCCAGAACAAGCGCGCCCTCCAGAACACGGAGTCGAAGATCCGCCGGCTCGTCGACTACTACCGCGGCGACAAGCTCGAGGCGGACTTCACCTACAGCTACGACGTCGCCGTTTCCCTCCTCGAATAG
- a CDS encoding DUF7289 family protein — MIFPGSDERSQSEVLGTVLLLGLVVAGVGILGVVGTTALTGTQQQVGVERAINSMTLFDSRAALVGLGDADAQAVDFGTGQGSYEVQPDAGRIQITHYNYSNEGRTEMIYNETLGALVFTSGETEIAYQGGGVWRRGANGGSLLLSPPEFHYRSATLTLPIIRLANTAVDRAGGGPRAVVEPRERARKIFPNESATADGSSEVGAPYDPNSAGNELAYANAIRNGSVQITVQSRYYLGWARYFNQRTDGDIEIFKSNQSVRLELETIGGSIGDFDVPLDGNALPVQGIAADHPLTDFELTLAPDGHYGNLHWSLYADEGNEGVEVHFHSSNPGKCKSGSFDGELRLSVYYFNDTGSEYYHEEWRNETIDPNSNSDVSISCPSGELKADLLGDITMTYDDIEDMPGVSGSSNKWYFGSKITGESITGPTETLDIHSVDPGQKSVGGTADLGLLVDHYLGLMGPQYDLTVTDGPGGSSRVDESASTGTLSFDSATSAEYLTFLHITENEIDIALE, encoded by the coding sequence ATGATATTCCCCGGATCCGACGAGCGATCCCAGTCGGAAGTACTTGGGACAGTGCTGTTGCTCGGGCTCGTGGTCGCCGGCGTCGGCATTCTCGGGGTGGTTGGGACAACCGCACTGACGGGGACTCAACAACAGGTTGGCGTCGAGCGCGCCATCAATTCGATGACGCTGTTCGACTCGCGCGCGGCGCTGGTGGGGCTCGGCGACGCCGACGCCCAGGCAGTCGACTTCGGGACTGGTCAAGGCAGTTACGAGGTGCAGCCGGATGCTGGACGGATCCAGATCACCCACTACAATTACAGCAACGAAGGGCGCACGGAGATGATATACAACGAGACGCTCGGAGCCTTGGTTTTCACATCGGGCGAGACGGAGATCGCCTACCAGGGTGGCGGCGTCTGGCGGCGCGGAGCGAACGGGGGCAGTCTGCTGCTGTCGCCGCCGGAGTTTCACTACCGTTCGGCGACGCTGACGCTGCCGATCATCCGGCTGGCAAACACTGCCGTCGACAGAGCGGGCGGCGGCCCCAGAGCGGTTGTCGAACCACGCGAACGTGCTCGGAAGATATTCCCGAACGAATCCGCGACAGCTGACGGGTCCAGCGAGGTTGGGGCACCCTATGACCCCAACAGTGCCGGCAACGAGTTAGCCTACGCGAACGCGATCCGCAACGGATCGGTCCAGATCACCGTCCAGAGCCGGTATTACCTGGGCTGGGCGCGGTATTTCAATCAGCGAACGGACGGCGATATCGAGATTTTCAAGTCCAACCAGTCGGTGCGCCTCGAACTCGAGACGATCGGCGGCAGCATCGGGGACTTCGACGTGCCACTGGACGGGAATGCCCTGCCTGTTCAAGGGATCGCCGCCGACCACCCGTTGACGGACTTCGAACTCACGCTCGCGCCGGACGGTCACTACGGCAACTTACACTGGTCGCTGTACGCTGACGAGGGCAACGAGGGCGTCGAAGTTCACTTTCACTCGTCAAATCCCGGGAAATGCAAGAGCGGATCCTTCGACGGTGAGCTCCGGCTCAGCGTCTATTACTTCAACGACACCGGAAGCGAGTACTATCACGAGGAGTGGCGAAACGAAACGATCGATCCGAACTCGAACTCGGACGTTTCGATCTCGTGTCCGAGCGGGGAATTGAAAGCCGATCTTCTCGGTGACATCACGATGACGTACGACGACATCGAGGACATGCCGGGCGTCAGTGGGAGTTCCAACAAGTGGTACTTCGGCTCGAAGATCACCGGCGAATCGATCACCGGCCCGACCGAGACGCTCGACATTCACAGCGTCGACCCAGGTCAAAAATCCGTCGGCGGGACGGCCGATCTCGGCCTGCTCGTCGACCACTACCTCGGACTGATGGGACCACAGTACGATCTCACCGTGACAGACGGGCCCGGCGGTTCGAGTCGGGTCGACGAGAGCGCCTCGACGGGCACGCTCTCGTTTGACTCCGCGACGTCGGCGGAGTATCTTACCTTCCTCCACATCACCGAAAACGAGATCGACATCGCCCTGGAGTGA
- a CDS encoding DUF7289 family protein — MPETPLDDRGISDVIGYVLVFALILGAVVIVSTTGLSELADIRTNEQIDNAERAFDVIAENLGDVYASGAPSRATEIDLASASLSLGTPITMNVTNGSTTLLRQQITPIVYEGEARSRIVYEGGAVFRTQDDSGVVLREPPVITAPDGVHVTVVGTRSRQADSVTGGTVRLRSERASAFLAEYGTEDPLWLNVTSPRWEQWETALQRPGVSCHSGGVTPSDVVACNLTASGVPTRVAVSVVRIDVSIST; from the coding sequence ATGCCTGAGACACCACTGGACGATCGCGGGATCAGTGACGTGATCGGGTACGTGCTCGTGTTCGCGCTGATCCTGGGCGCAGTCGTCATCGTCTCGACGACCGGTCTTTCGGAGCTTGCGGATATCCGGACGAACGAGCAAATCGACAACGCCGAGCGGGCGTTCGACGTGATCGCCGAGAACCTGGGGGACGTCTACGCGAGCGGCGCGCCGAGTCGCGCGACCGAGATCGACCTTGCCTCGGCCAGTCTCTCGCTCGGGACGCCGATCACGATGAACGTCACGAACGGATCGACGACGCTGCTCCGCCAGCAGATCACGCCGATCGTCTACGAGGGTGAGGCGCGATCCCGGATCGTCTACGAGGGTGGCGCTGTCTTTCGGACGCAGGACGATAGTGGCGTCGTGCTCCGTGAACCGCCAGTGATCACCGCTCCCGATGGCGTCCACGTGACCGTCGTCGGTACGCGATCTCGGCAGGCAGATTCCGTCACCGGCGGAACCGTCCGCCTCAGAAGTGAGCGTGCTTCGGCATTTCTGGCCGAGTACGGGACCGAGGACCCCCTCTGGCTCAACGTCACGTCACCGCGCTGGGAACAGTGGGAGACGGCCTTGCAGCGGCCGGGCGTTTCGTGTCATTCCGGCGGTGTCACTCCGAGTGATGTCGTGGCTTGCAATCTCACTGCCTCGGGGGTACCCACGCGTGTCGCCGTTTCGGTCGTCAGGATCGACGTCTCTATTTCGACCTGA
- a CDS encoding DUF7266 family protein — protein sequence MSEGAGFSATQTHADSTAGNERAVSTALSYVLALGITTLLATGLILAGGEFVTDQRERAIQTELQIVGEQLASDIERLDRVVAASPSRIDEGQIRRDLPESIAGEPYVVELTSGPDPALELRTKNRDMSITVPIHSSTAIGPSVAVGGSVVIRYDDGDDEIEVDNA from the coding sequence GTGAGCGAGGGCGCTGGGTTCTCCGCCACCCAAACGCATGCCGACTCGACCGCAGGGAACGAGCGGGCTGTTTCGACCGCGTTATCGTACGTCCTCGCCCTGGGCATCACGACGCTGTTGGCAACTGGGCTCATTTTGGCCGGTGGCGAGTTCGTCACCGATCAGCGCGAGCGCGCCATCCAGACGGAACTACAGATCGTCGGCGAACAGCTGGCCAGTGATATCGAACGCCTCGACCGCGTCGTCGCCGCGAGCCCGTCCCGGATAGACGAAGGACAGATCAGGCGGGATCTACCTGAGAGCATCGCCGGCGAACCGTACGTCGTTGAACTCACGAGTGGCCCGGACCCGGCTCTGGAACTCCGAACGAAAAACCGGGACATGTCAATCACCGTCCCCATCCACAGTTCGACGGCGATCGGGCCGAGCGTGGCGGTCGGCGGTAGCGTGGTGATCCGCTACGACGACGGCGACGACGAGATCGAGGTGGACAATGCCTGA
- a CDS encoding DUF7261 family protein, with protein sequence MADLIGEARSRDDRGQIVLLVGFTLAVLFVALALILNSAIYAENLATRSETGAGDGPISVRNEVQSGTASILDFVNTYNNTAASHVTDNLTAAVEDYREIAGRRAAVDGRLVNVSIESIAMGSRLGQTNATRNLTRRDGTANWTLASGVHARSLVFDIEDNRTSSTSCSPGGKCFQLNATSGGDVWRMAVYENSTDMVVEVEGVDGTVATCSPSPDGSTRASIDLAAGTIDGTACPALRTSMPGPPYDLEVVHGDLATGTFEVIVDDDTIATSPDPDRYFGPTASESPRVTHAAYATEIRITQRSERIVYNGTVRVAPGEWP encoded by the coding sequence GTGGCGGATCTGATCGGCGAGGCACGCTCCCGGGACGACCGCGGACAGATCGTGCTCCTGGTCGGGTTCACGCTGGCCGTGCTGTTCGTCGCCCTGGCGTTGATCCTCAACTCGGCTATCTACGCGGAGAACCTGGCGACGCGAAGTGAGACCGGGGCCGGCGACGGCCCGATTTCAGTACGGAACGAGGTCCAAAGCGGGACGGCATCGATACTCGATTTCGTCAACACGTACAACAACACAGCCGCCAGTCACGTCACGGACAACCTGACGGCGGCCGTCGAGGACTACCGTGAGATCGCCGGCAGACGGGCCGCCGTCGATGGGCGACTGGTGAACGTGTCCATCGAGTCCATCGCGATGGGGAGTCGACTCGGCCAGACGAATGCGACGCGAAACCTGACGCGCCGGGACGGGACGGCGAACTGGACGCTAGCAAGCGGCGTGCACGCGCGTTCGCTCGTCTTCGATATCGAGGACAACCGGACGTCGAGCACCTCGTGTTCACCCGGCGGCAAGTGCTTTCAGCTGAATGCTACGTCCGGAGGGGACGTCTGGCGGATGGCCGTCTACGAGAACTCGACCGACATGGTCGTCGAGGTCGAGGGGGTCGATGGCACAGTCGCCACCTGTAGTCCATCCCCGGACGGGTCCACGCGGGCGAGTATCGACCTCGCCGCGGGGACGATCGACGGCACCGCGTGTCCGGCGCTCCGAACGTCCATGCCTGGCCCGCCATACGATCTGGAAGTGGTCCATGGCGACCTGGCTACGGGCACCTTCGAGGTGATCGTCGACGACGATACGATCGCAACCAGCCCCGATCCGGATCGCTATTTCGGACCGACTGCGTCGGAATCGCCACGCGTAACACACGCCGCGTATGCGACCGAGATTCGGATCACTCAGCGCAGTGAGCGCATCGTCTACAACGGAACGGTCCGGGTCGCCCCGGGTGAGTGGCCGTGA
- a CDS encoding DUF7288 family protein, whose protein sequence is MSTGADRRSRRDACDGRRGQAHTLEGIIAGLLVLSSIVFALQVTAVTPLSASTSSQHIQNQQRAATAGVLASAAESGALERTALYWDESGPSFHDTGPRGRYASAPPTEFGTLLEETFDRRGIAYNVYVTFAIPGDDQRRIQMVYQGAPSDSAVRVSHTVTLTDDAALRAADGTPTTTNVSETDSFYAPDVSQTGLYNVLSVEVVVWRI, encoded by the coding sequence ATGTCGACTGGCGCCGACCGGCGATCCCGGCGAGACGCCTGCGACGGTCGACGAGGGCAAGCCCACACGTTGGAAGGGATCATCGCTGGCTTGCTCGTCCTCTCCAGCATCGTCTTTGCCCTGCAAGTGACGGCGGTGACACCGCTGTCGGCAAGCACGTCGAGCCAGCACATCCAGAACCAGCAGCGTGCGGCGACGGCTGGCGTGCTCGCGTCGGCCGCCGAGAGTGGAGCGCTCGAACGGACTGCCCTCTACTGGGACGAGAGCGGCCCGTCGTTTCACGATACCGGGCCCCGTGGCAGGTACGCCTCGGCACCGCCCACTGAGTTCGGCACACTCCTCGAAGAGACGTTCGACCGCCGGGGGATCGCGTACAACGTCTACGTGACGTTCGCGATCCCCGGAGACGACCAACGTCGTATTCAGATGGTCTATCAGGGAGCGCCCAGTGACAGCGCCGTTCGGGTGAGCCACACCGTGACGCTGACGGACGATGCCGCCCTCAGAGCTGCCGACGGGACGCCGACGACAACGAACGTCTCGGAGACCGACTCCTTTTACGCGCCGGACGTGAGTCAGACTGGGCTGTACAACGTCCTCAGCGTGGAGGTGGTCGTGTGGCGGATCTGA
- a CDS encoding DUF7287 family protein has protein sequence MFPQKLSPERSSSRDRGQTTLDFAFGVSIFLLVLAFAFTFIPGILQPFAEGTAAETVGANRAADTLAEGTLGDPATPYVLNTTCTVGFFDTGVPSGCRYTGSTATERLSIGSFQDVNVTLRGSTSGTDYSLLCWNGTALTEADSPNCGTGDKRLATGDPIPSVSIPTITARRVVAIDGTTAVIRVVIW, from the coding sequence ATGTTTCCCCAGAAACTATCCCCCGAACGGTCATCGTCACGCGATCGCGGGCAGACGACGCTGGATTTCGCGTTCGGGGTCAGTATCTTCCTTCTCGTGTTGGCGTTCGCATTCACGTTCATCCCGGGAATCCTCCAGCCGTTCGCGGAGGGAACGGCCGCCGAGACGGTCGGGGCCAACCGGGCGGCGGATACGCTCGCCGAGGGGACGCTCGGTGATCCAGCCACCCCGTACGTACTCAATACAACCTGTACTGTGGGATTCTTCGACACCGGCGTTCCGAGCGGCTGTCGGTATACCGGCTCGACCGCCACCGAGCGGCTGTCGATCGGTTCGTTCCAGGACGTCAACGTCACGCTTCGGGGCTCGACGTCCGGGACTGACTACAGCCTGCTTTGCTGGAACGGTACCGCCCTCACGGAGGCCGACTCACCCAACTGTGGGACTGGCGACAAGCGACTGGCGACCGGTGATCCGATTCCCAGCGTTTCGATCCCGACGATCACCGCCAGACGCGTTGTCGCTATCGATGGAACGACTGCCGTCATTCGGGTGGTGATCTGGTAA
- a CDS encoding asparagine synthase C-terminal domain-containing protein, whose amino-acid sequence MVSVPSDPSPSRLQGADPDVVRAAIEAGDPLPGTRGFAGRLDGRLVRDVLGRYPLFVERDNPDSWSFEPGKLADPVPVPAGTVQDGETVTQWWSLPQPSPRSGRRAVDAVRSALDTALDAVETDGLAVAFSGGVDSALLAARLDVPLYVAGFPESHDVRAAREAAALLDADLRVVELDHALLERTVPDVVAATGRTNAMDVEIAVPLYLVASRAATDGFDRLAVGQGADELFGGYAKVANAPEHSRVGADTVRGAHREGLETLPDQLERDILAIRAAGVEPVAPLLDDHVVEAALSLPGRLLVSPRGDRKYAFRLATRAWLPDRIAFREKKALQYGSLVARELDRLARQAGFKRRMDNHVTQYVESLKG is encoded by the coding sequence ATGGTTTCCGTCCCCTCCGATCCGTCACCATCGAGGCTCCAGGGTGCCGATCCGGACGTTGTCCGCGCGGCGATCGAGGCAGGCGATCCCTTGCCCGGCACCCGTGGGTTTGCTGGCCGACTCGACGGGCGACTCGTCCGGGACGTCCTCGGGCGCTACCCGCTGTTCGTCGAACGCGATAATCCGGACAGCTGGTCGTTCGAACCCGGCAAACTGGCCGACCCGGTTCCCGTTCCTGCCGGCACCGTCCAGGACGGCGAGACCGTCACGCAATGGTGGTCGCTGCCACAGCCATCGCCCCGGAGTGGCCGACGGGCGGTCGACGCCGTCCGCTCGGCTCTGGACACCGCTCTTGATGCCGTCGAGACGGACGGGCTCGCCGTCGCCTTCTCGGGGGGCGTCGACTCGGCACTCCTCGCGGCCAGACTCGATGTCCCGCTATACGTTGCTGGGTTTCCCGAGAGTCACGACGTCCGGGCGGCTCGGGAAGCCGCCGCACTGCTCGACGCCGACCTCCGCGTCGTGGAACTCGATCACGCACTCCTGGAACGGACGGTTCCGGACGTCGTCGCGGCCACGGGGCGGACGAACGCCATGGACGTCGAGATCGCCGTACCGCTGTATCTCGTCGCATCTCGGGCGGCGACTGACGGGTTCGACCGTCTGGCCGTTGGCCAGGGAGCCGACGAACTGTTCGGCGGGTACGCCAAGGTCGCCAACGCGCCGGAGCACTCTCGCGTCGGGGCCGACACGGTTCGGGGTGCGCATCGCGAGGGACTCGAAACGCTCCCGGACCAGTTAGAACGCGATATCCTGGCGATTCGTGCGGCTGGTGTCGAACCTGTCGCGCCGTTGCTCGACGATCACGTCGTCGAGGCCGCGCTTTCTCTCCCTGGCCGCTTGCTGGTTTCTCCTCGGGGAGATCGGAAGTACGCGTTTCGACTTGCCACTCGAGCGTGGCTGCCCGATCGGATCGCCTTTCGCGAAAAGAAGGCACTCCAGTATGGCAGCCTCGTCGCGCGCGAGCTCGACCGCCTGGCCCGCCAGGCCGGGTTCAAACGCCGCATGGACAACCACGTCACTCAGTACGTGGAATCGCTGAAAGGATAA
- a CDS encoding PHP domain-containing protein, protein MLSVELHAHSSLSYDGRDGVEKLLARAADAGLDALAVTDHDEIAASLRAVELAPEYGLLGIPGMEVTSAAGHVLALGVDEKITDGLPFGTTLDRIHDQGGVVVVPHPFQESRSGVMAKISRAELARADAIEVYNSRLLTGRANRQARTFAREHGIPQTAGSDAHISEMVGRAVTLVETDERSVPAILEAIREGRTHIEGRRTPWHISFRQAAGGAKRKFRERLASLLE, encoded by the coding sequence GTGCTTTCGGTCGAGTTGCACGCCCATTCGTCGCTGTCGTACGATGGACGGGATGGTGTCGAGAAACTGCTCGCCAGGGCGGCAGACGCAGGACTCGACGCGCTCGCGGTCACGGACCACGACGAGATCGCAGCGAGTCTCCGAGCCGTCGAACTGGCTCCCGAGTACGGCCTCCTCGGCATTCCGGGGATGGAAGTGACGAGTGCCGCCGGGCACGTCCTTGCCCTGGGTGTCGACGAGAAGATTACGGACGGGCTTCCGTTCGGGACGACGCTCGACCGGATTCACGACCAGGGCGGGGTCGTGGTCGTCCCGCACCCGTTCCAGGAATCGCGTAGTGGCGTCATGGCGAAGATTTCGCGCGCGGAGTTGGCGCGAGCCGACGCCATCGAAGTGTACAACTCGCGGTTACTGACCGGTCGTGCCAATCGACAGGCCCGGACCTTTGCCCGCGAACACGGGATTCCACAGACCGCCGGCAGTGATGCTCACATCAGCGAGATGGTCGGCCGGGCCGTCACGCTCGTCGAGACTGACGAGCGGTCGGTTCCGGCGATCCTCGAGGCGATCCGTGAGGGACGGACCCACATCGAGGGTCGCCGAACGCCCTGGCACATCAGCTTCCGACAGGCGGCCGGCGGAGCCAAGCGCAAGTTTCGGGAGCGGCTCGCCTCGCTGCTTGAGTGA
- a CDS encoding TIGR04347 family pseudo-SAM/SPASM protein has protein sequence MIPVSDLLVGVGDDESGGAGADGAASEQSLAPDRSQPVVVWHVTGANNLDPEYGYDTAGPGHGDGELTTGEATAVIDDLAGYGVAAIRFAGGEPLLRDDLETLIERASEAGLRTELSTNGTLLTDERAESLRDAGLDDVDVAIDGLPDHHDELVGREGAFDDALDGIQAAQDAELDPGVRFTLTETNATDMEELVDMLALQGVERFRFHHLEYSTQDDELMELDVDHDAQRRAVRRVCDITLDAHDRGHDVETLLDGNWADTGYIYQYAREELSEDRAAAIRERLASVGGDPAGDRLADIDYQGNVHLTPYWQSYSLGNVRDRPFSAIWEDESNPLLAKLRDRKEHVPDRCPNCEYYAMCRGGSRHRALAAEGDVWARDPQCYLTDEEIGLDADTSPSSAD, from the coding sequence ATGATTCCAGTCAGTGATCTACTGGTCGGCGTCGGGGACGACGAATCCGGTGGTGCTGGAGCGGATGGGGCGGCCAGCGAACAGTCCTTGGCACCCGATCGATCCCAGCCAGTCGTCGTCTGGCATGTGACTGGCGCGAACAATCTCGATCCCGAATACGGGTACGATACTGCCGGCCCGGGCCACGGCGACGGCGAGTTGACCACTGGGGAGGCGACGGCCGTCATCGACGATCTTGCCGGCTACGGCGTCGCTGCGATTCGGTTTGCCGGTGGCGAGCCGCTATTGCGCGACGATCTCGAAACGCTGATCGAACGAGCCAGCGAGGCCGGTCTTCGGACGGAACTGTCGACCAACGGTACCCTACTCACTGACGAACGGGCCGAGTCGCTCCGGGACGCCGGACTCGATGACGTTGATGTCGCCATCGACGGTTTGCCGGACCATCACGACGAATTAGTCGGTCGTGAGGGGGCCTTCGACGATGCGCTCGACGGCATTCAGGCTGCCCAGGACGCGGAGCTCGATCCGGGCGTTCGGTTTACGCTGACCGAGACCAACGCCACGGATATGGAGGAACTCGTCGATATGCTCGCTCTCCAGGGTGTCGAGCGCTTCCGCTTTCATCACTTGGAGTACAGCACACAGGACGACGAGCTCATGGAACTCGACGTGGATCACGATGCCCAGCGACGTGCCGTCCGGCGGGTCTGTGATATCACGCTGGACGCCCACGACCGCGGCCACGACGTCGAGACGCTGCTCGACGGCAATTGGGCTGACACCGGCTACATCTATCAGTACGCACGTGAGGAACTGAGTGAGGATCGTGCCGCGGCGATCCGCGAGCGACTCGCATCTGTCGGCGGCGATCCAGCGGGCGACCGTCTCGCCGACATCGACTACCAGGGCAACGTCCACCTCACCCCGTACTGGCAGTCGTACTCGCTTGGCAACGTCCGTGATCGCCCCTTCAGCGCCATCTGGGAGGACGAATCCAACCCCCTGCTGGCGAAGCTTCGGGACCGCAAGGAGCACGTCCCGGACCGGTGTCCGAACTGTGAGTACTACGCGATGTGTCGTGGCGGTTCCCGTCACCGGGCACTCGCGGCCGAGGGCGACGTCTGGGCTCGCGATCCCCAGTGTTATCTCACCGACGAGGAGATCGGCCTCGACGCCGATACTTCCCCCTCTTCTGCCGACTGA
- a CDS encoding Htur_1727 family rSAM-partnered candidate RiPP: protein MTANADGRPEAIDQPRGRDSREWEVFVRETVEDPLRHVGSVTADEKATAREQAESLFGDVVTVWLCPGSAVARYPDPELLPGERV, encoded by the coding sequence ATGACAGCTAATGCGGACGGTCGACCCGAGGCGATCGACCAACCGCGCGGTCGAGACTCCCGCGAGTGGGAAGTGTTCGTCCGCGAAACGGTTGAGGACCCGCTCAGACACGTCGGAAGCGTCACGGCCGATGAGAAAGCAACTGCCCGCGAGCAGGCTGAATCACTCTTCGGTGACGTCGTTACCGTCTGGCTCTGTCCCGGGAGTGCAGTCGCCCGATATCCCGATCCGGAACTCCTGCCGGGTGAGCGTGTATGA
- a CDS encoding winged helix-turn-helix domain-containing protein has translation MVRDPFAADESPDLQAVLDALDDPECRRIVEELDEPMTASEISDASDIPLSTTYRKLDLLTEASLLTEGVEIRPDGQHASTYEVAFEEVIVGLSDDRECEVQIARRAQTADERLETLWSEVRKET, from the coding sequence ATGGTCCGGGATCCGTTCGCAGCCGACGAATCTCCTGATCTACAGGCCGTCCTGGACGCACTCGACGATCCGGAGTGTCGGCGGATCGTCGAAGAACTCGACGAACCCATGACCGCCTCGGAGATCTCCGACGCGAGCGACATTCCGCTGTCGACCACCTACCGGAAACTCGACCTGCTGACAGAAGCCTCGCTGTTGACCGAGGGCGTCGAGATCCGGCCCGACGGCCAGCACGCGAGCACCTACGAGGTCGCTTTTGAGGAGGTCATCGTCGGCCTGTCGGACGACCGCGAGTGCGAAGTCCAGATCGCCCGTCGGGCCCAGACGGCCGACGAGCGCCTCGAAACCCTGTGGTCGGAGGTACGCAAAGAAACATGA
- a CDS encoding DUF7521 family protein: protein MSPHSITVIALKTLTLLLGGLITFLAYRAYRRTQAQSLGALALGFGVITLGAFLAGAGNIVFSLGLKESLLLESGLTASGFIVIVYSLYATD from the coding sequence ATGAGTCCACACTCGATAACCGTCATCGCACTGAAAACGCTCACCCTGCTGTTGGGTGGACTGATAACGTTTCTCGCTTACCGGGCCTACCGGCGGACCCAAGCCCAGTCGCTGGGCGCACTGGCACTTGGGTTCGGGGTGATTACACTCGGTGCATTTCTCGCGGGTGCCGGGAATATCGTCTTCTCGCTTGGGCTGAAAGAGAGTCTCCTCCTGGAATCCGGGCTCACGGCCAGCGGGTTCATCGTCATCGTCTACTCGCTGTACGCCACCGACTGA